One part of the Dunckerocampus dactyliophorus isolate RoL2022-P2 chromosome 11, RoL_Ddac_1.1, whole genome shotgun sequence genome encodes these proteins:
- the si:ch1073-303k11.2 gene encoding leucine-rich repeat neuronal protein 4 isoform X1: MTSPHPTMLLLFLMSWPPLNSRLAALAASAASADLADSADSAATASPPITRPRITFITDFVWEYYDGDDDDQVSRPPPEVLATTRTDFLQRELCQFNPCLENQVPCAELAASTRCLCPGISGPDTPPHAPRVHVLAPIPEGNNRGEVEVQWCSPSSVVTQYRVVVEGKDGHVMEIGNAFRRSPVGFLEAGTRVCVEAVNKAGHSTPSQFSCQRYDPPSSSDYQVLAAIIGGGIALLLLILAVIFWRCWKSKKAKRDSADGLGNPSYSKEGTL, from the coding sequence ATGACATCACCCCACCCAACTATGCTTCTCCTTTTTCTCATGAGCTGGCCTCCCCTCAACTCCCGCCTCGCCGCTTTGGCCGCGTCGGCCGCTTCGGCCGATTTGGCCGATTCAGCCGATTCAGCTGCTACCGCCTCTCCTCCCATCACGCGCCCACGGATCACCTTTATTACAGACTTCGTTTGGGAATATTACGATGGCGACGACGACGACCAGGTCAGCCGGCCTCCTCCCGAGGTGCTCGCCACCACGCGGACTGATTTCCTTCAACGTGAGCTCTGCCAATTTAACCCCTGTTTGGAGAACCAGGTGCCCTGTGCCGAGCTGGCGGCCAGCACCCGTTGCCTCTGTCCTGGCATCAGTGGGCCTGACACGCCTCCGCATGCACCACGCGTGCATGTGCTGGCGCCAATCCCTGAAGGGAATAATAGGGGCGAGGTGGAGGTCCAGTGGTGTTCTCCGTCCTCCGTGGTGACTCAGTACAGAGTGGTGGTGGAAGGAAAAGACGGACACGTTATGGAGATTGGCAACGCCTTCCGACGAAGCCCGGTGGGCTTTCTGGAAGCAGGAACCAGGGTGTGTGTGGAGGCGGTGAACAAAGCCGGACACAGCACACCTTCACAGTTTTCCTGCCAGCGATATGATCCTCCTTCGTCTTCAGACTACCAAGTGCTGGCGGCCATCATCGGTGGTGGAATCGCCCTTTTGCTCCTCATCTTGGCCGTGATCTTCTGGAGGTGCTGGAAGAGCAAGAAGGCCAAGAGAGACTCAGCTGATGGACTCGGGAACCCTTCGTACAGCAAGGAAGGGACTTTGTGA
- the si:ch1073-303k11.2 gene encoding thiosulfate:glutathione sulfurtransferase isoform X2, whose amino-acid sequence MAASATRDISYKDLRVLLDKGQNLFLVDVRTQEEVDKGRIPGSIHIPVNAVEEAFAMDPLAYKTKYGVAKPPLDSSELVFHCQMGKRGSVATSKAVELGYVNARNYTRGYKEWSEKEG is encoded by the exons ATGGCGGCTTCAG CTACACGTGACATCTCATACAAGGATCTGAGAGTGCTTTTGGATAAAGGTCAGAACCTATTTCTTGTCGATGTCCGTACTCAGGAGGAAGTGGATAAGGGACGCATACCTGGATCCATTCACATCCCAG TTAATGCGGTGGAAGAGGCCTTTGCAATGGATCCACTAGCCTACAAGACTAAATACGGAGTCGCCAAGCCACCGTTGGACTCCTCAGAGCTGGTCTTTCACTGCCAGATGGGCAAGCGAGGCTCTGTGGCCACGAGCAAAGCGGTGGAACTTGGCTACGTAAA TGCACGTAATTACACCAGAGGATACAAGGAGTGGTCTGAGAAGGAAGGGTAG
- the zgc:195212 gene encoding DUF4554 domain-containing protein: MQEQIKQVLQLFMLLGKQSQGGILVLFWVESGAANCAVAAAGPKWRGVRMEALQSVLADLKFLGSGHVAGPDPEELCAFTDVHGCLRLLLSFQVKDMRSFTPEWLARIKAFLHTFSLANAETRVHLRCNVPQQSIQQEFRATFTRKVKLAEQHSLMLDVTCRSNANKLGGKRGVWCHGGHPVLGSRLPLSIPPEAMDRGLYGELSTQLVTLLSPCLLQYPNLEARLTHVQISFPGHIISHESHTKQCSLTRGQVLAYSPANVPITSPLPFLRNLPAHLDCQEEGLRVLSSPSYTEPSHDGSVVYTVDQETSQTPKEKLHSHPIEQKLLVFLFLQHTDPFASHLSDFVVTEVLIERHLEEILNNNRRAITATLQEETKRSCFQLLRSFLAPPSTS; this comes from the exons ATGCAGGAACAAATAAAACAG GTGCTACAGCTGTTTATGCTTTTGGGAAAGCAAAGTCAGGGGGGGATTTTGGTCCTCTTTTGGGTGGAATCTGGAGCAGCAAACTGCGCTG TTGCAGCTGCTGGTCCCAAGTGGAGAGGCGTCCGAATGGAAGCACTCCAAAGTG TCCTTGCGGATTTGAAGTTTCTCGGTTCAGGACACGTTGCTGGGCCTGACCCAGAGGAACTGTGCGCTTTCACCGACGTGCACGGCTGCCTGAGATTACTGCTGTCCTTTCAG GTAAAAGACATGAGATCTTTCACTCCTGAGTGGCTGGCTCGTATCAAAGCTTTCCTGCACACATTCAGTCTGGCCAACGCAGAG actAGAGTGCACCTGCGATGCAACGTCCCTCAGCAGAGCATCCAGCAAGAATTCAG AGCCACCTTTACGAGGAAAGTTAAACTGGCAGAGCAGCATTCATTGATGTTGGACGTCACCTGCAGGTCCAA TGCCAACAAGCTGGGGGGCAAGAGGGGAGTCTGGTGTCATGGCGGCCACCCCGTCCTGGGCAGCAGGTTGCCCCTCAGCATTCCACCTGAAGCCATGGACCGCGGCCTGTACGGCGAGCTCAGCACGCAGCTTGTTACTCTGCTGTCCCCTTGTCTGCTGCAGTACCCCAATTTGGAAGCCCGACTCACGCACGTACAAATATCCTTTCCCGGACACATCATCTCACACGAAAGCCACACCAAGCAGTGTTCCTTGACTCGTGGTCAGGTGTTGGCATACAGCCCCGCCAATGTTCCCATCACATCCCCATTACCCTTCCTCAGAAACCTTCCAGCTCATTTGGACTGCCAGGAAGAAGGCCTGCGTGTCCTTAGCAGCCCCTCCTACACAG AGCCATCACACGATGGAAGCGTTGTGTACACTGTGGACCAAGAAACAAGTCAGACTCCGAAGGAAAAATTACATTCGCATCCTATAGAACAGAAACTGTTGGTCTTCCTCTTCCTGCAGCACACCGACCCCTTCGCCTCGCATCTTTCTGACTTCGTGG TCACGGAGGTCCTGATTGAGCGCCACCTGGAGGAGATTCTGAACAACAACAGGAGGGCGATCACTGCCACGCTGCAGGAAGA GACCAAGAGAAGCTGCTTTCAGCTACTGAGGTCATTCTTAGCTCCACCATCAACATCGTGA
- the pola2 gene encoding DNA polymerase alpha subunit B → MLPVTAEDLKTELEMFCITCTDDFALDKMVEQCVCSRIQADEWVLEWVAYSTTKNGLLLSVDTLDQFEHDVLNKRNKSKQSFKRDERNKPRDIHTIHDIIKAEEEEDNLLDSYSTPAKGSQKRALTTPENPHSKRSSALLTSPGVLLSPSCFSPSATPSQKYSQRGGKGEVVVSFGAVQGTRWTGSKSSGAGIQLDLLEGPEDSLCCSYKYMFQRLRDIRNVLTEKIEELGEGLRSHYNIEEFSPVSLPAQDRVSVLGQVCCDSNGKLNAQSVLLEAGPEQGAQQVRVDLSELQEYSLFTGQVVALEGMNTTGGKLVVSKVYEGIPLPFYSSEVKVEMDEEPLNVLVACGPYTPSDSLNFDPLLDLIHVIARDRPDVCILLGPFVDSKHDQIEKSQVTETFEAIFSRCIESIVEGTKAVGCRLVFVPSQRDIHHHYIYPQPPFTLPSLGKNPRVTLVPDPCTLLIDGVTFGLTSTDIMFHMGAEEISCGSGSDRFSRILKHMLTQRSYYPLYPPAEEVNMDYEKFQSFGQMPLTPDVLIIPSELRYFVKDVIGCVCINPGRLTKGQVGGTYSRLMIQRTASSDDKKRVGPCLAAQVVKV, encoded by the exons ATGTTACCAGTGACAGCAGAAGACTTAAAAACAGAACTTGAAATGTTCTGCATAACTTGTACCGATGACTTCGCCCTAGACAAAA TGGTGGAGCAGTGTGTTTGCAGCAGGATCCAGGCAGATGAGTGGGTTTTGGAGTGGGTTGCATACAGCACCACGAAAAATGGACTCTTGCTCTCTGTGGACACCCTGGACCAGTTTGAACACGAT GTGTTAAACAAGAGGAATAAGTCCAAACAAAGCTTCAAAAGAGACGAACGAAACAAACCCAGAGATATTCACACGATACATGATAT CATAAAagcagaagaggaggaggataaTCTACTGGACTCCTACTCGACTCCTGCAAAG GGCTCCCAAAAGCGAGCGCTCACCACTCCAGAAAACCCTCACTCAAAGAGGAGCTCAGCTTTGTTGACCAGTCCAGGCGTCCTCTTGTCTCCATCTTGCTTCTCTCCAAG CGCAACTCCCTCCCAGAAGTACAGCCAACGTGGAGGAAAGGGGGAGGTGGTGGTGTCATTCGGGGCTGTGCAGGGCACTCGCTGGACGGGCAGCAAGTCCTCTGGTGCAGGCATCCAGCTGGATTTGCTGGAAGGGCCAGAAGACTCCCTCTGCTGCAGCTACAAGTACATGTTCCAGAGACTGCGTGATATCAGGAATG TGTTGACAGAGAAGATAGAGGAGCTGGGAGAAGGCCTGCGGTCTCACTACAACATCGAAGAGTTCTCTCCTGTCTCACTGCCAGCACAG GACCGCGTGTCTGTTTTGGGCCAGGTGTGCTGTGACAGTAATGGCAAACTGAATGCACAGTCGGTTCTGTTGGAAGCGGGACCAGAGCAAGGGGCTCAGCAAGTACGCGTGGACTTGTCAGAGCTCCAAGAGTACTCCCTATTTACTGGCCAG GTGGTGGCGTTGGAGGGGATGAACACAACAGGAGGCAAACTAGTGGTTTCTAAAGTCTACGAG GGAATCCCACTCCCCTTCTACTCCTCAGAAGTGAAAGTGGAGATGGATGAAG AGCCGCTCAATGTGCTTGTGGCCTGTGGGCCTTACACCCCTTCTGACAGCCTCAACTTTGACCCTCTCCTGGACCTCATCCATGTGATTGCGAGGGATCGTCCTGACGTCTGCATACTG CTGGGCCCTTTTGTTGACTCCAAGCATGATCAAATTGAG AAATCTCAGGTGACAGAGACATTTGAAGCCATTTTCTCAAGATGCATTGAGAGCATCGTGGAAGGCACAAAAGC TGTTGGCTGTCGCCTCGTATTTGTTCCTTCCCAGAGAGACATCCACCATCATTACATCTACCCACAGCCTCCCTTCACCCTGCCGAGCCTCGGCAAGAACCCA CGTGTGACCCTGGTGCCTGACCCGTGCACCCTACTCATTGACGGTGTGACCTTTGGCTTGACCTCCACTGACATAATGTTCCACATGGGTGCCGAGGAGATCAGCTG CGGCAGTGGATCGGACCGCTTTTCTCGTATTCTGAAGCACATGTTGACCCAGAGGAG TTATTACCCACTCTACCCACCGGCCGAGGAGGTGAATATGGACTATGAAAAGTTCCAAAGCTTTGGTCAAATGCCGCTCACGCCGGACGTTCTCATCATTCCATCCGAGCTGCGCTACTTTGTTAAG GATGTGATTGGCTGCGTATGCATTAATCCTGGACGTCTGACCAAAGGCCAAGTGGGCGGGACCTACAGCAGGCTGATGATTCAGCGCACAGCCTCATCAGACGACAAGAAGCGAGTCGGTCCGTGTTTGGCGGCTCAGGTGGTGAAGGTTTAA
- the LOC129189809 gene encoding HIV Tat-specific factor 1 homolog isoform X2, producing the protein MAKPKDNLLSFGCLNGTNVNIYRNQRGNAHKKSFQKSIVLPYDFSTERHQELRMMRLQQRWQELKGRERAARHHNKELLQQFDRAQDTLREMVSATAAMKTIRLEYEHYLEENSPYWQKQLKEKTEAHHRMTQPKHLCTQSAHDPIPGSIIPPSIPTFLQHFIAPPSRPQCWPVQKAPNWASNQDDSRWSSTGISSCSDDLHGHLYIKESPTQGAGTSSSSSSRKSSHLLQELDVQPVRLSSQHAESVGSSSTESRQVKSEKRSKKGSTSSERHGSQEPSRRSSAPVAHTSESESSSPKGSTGRRKRRNVRGLMAGSPKPKSESSKSHSLSECTCEDARSQTHLNQSGSSGDDSGSNSGSKKVVKDKAHDEELSKEEDSGEDEELEGKEEESREEASERSETTEDEETSPEDEKEEDGDDCSEKTNKKRKPDSVSLQDEEEDESVEEVDEESDEEEVCGEPTSEEKAEEAQEESDSDDSIISPPQNKPEVHVIPEEASDGKEESRTATSDEDSSDVFDDDIENLLAPQHAAKKRVETDVKSEEEHKASCNVNIFRVKTDQQIDSDEFDHFYD; encoded by the exons ATGGCGAAACCGAAGGATAATTTACTGTCATTTGGTTGTCTGAATGgcacaaatgtaaacatttataGAAATCAGAGAGGAAATGCTCACAAAAAGAG TTTCCAGAAGTCAATTGTGTTACCATATGACTTTTCAACTGAGAGGCACCAAGAGCT TAGAATGATGCGTCTGCAACAGCGCTGGCAGGAGTTAAAGGGCAGAGAGCGTGCGGCCCGGCATCACAACAAAGAGCTGCTGCAGCAGTTTGACAGAGCTCAAGACACGCTGAGAGAGATGGTGTCTGCTACCGCTGCCATGAAAACCATTCGG TTGGAGTACGAGCACTATTTGGAGGAGAACTCCCCCTATTGGCAGAAACAACTCAAGGAGAAAACAGAAGCTCATCACAGGATGACACAACCGAAGCATCTGTGCACCCAGTCAGCCCACGATCCCATCCCTGGTTCCATAATCCCTCCATCTATACCAACGTTTCTTCAGCACTTCATTGCTCCTCCATCACGTCCCCAGTGCTGGCCTGTGCAAAAGGCACCAAACTGGGCTTCCAATCAGGATGACAGCCGCTGGTCCTCTACTGGGATATCCTCATGTTCTGACGATCTGCATGGTCATCTCTACATTAAGGAATCCCCAACACAGGGTGCTGggacaagcagcagcagctctagTAGAAAGAGTAGTCATTTATTACAGGAGCTTGACGTTCAGCCAG TCCGTCTATCCAGTCAGCATGCAGAAAGTGTAGGAAGCAGCAGTACAGAATCGAGACAGGTGAAGAGCGAGAAGAGGAGCAAGAAAGGAAGCACCTCTTCAGAGAGGCACGGCTCTCAGGA ACCATCCAGGAGGTCTTCAGCTCCAGTGGCTCACACGTCTGAAAGTGAATCCTCATCACCCAAAGGCAGCACcggcaggaggaagaggaggaacgtCAGGGGGCTCATGGCTGGATCACCAAAGCCAAAGAGTGAAAGTTCAAAGAGTCATTCTCTCAGTGAGTGCACATGTGAAGACGCAAGGAGTCAGACACATTTGAACCAATCGGGAAGCAGCGGAGATGATTCGGGGTCGAACAGCGGAAGCAAAAAAGTTGTGAAAGACAAGGCACATGACGAAGAACTAAGTAAGGaagaagacagtggtgaggatGAAGAGCTGGAGGGAAAGGAAGAAGAGAGCAGAGAGGAGGCGTCTGAAAGAAGTGAAACGACAGAGGATGAAGAGACATCACCGGAGGATGAGAAGGAAGAAGATGGTGACGACTGTTCAGAAAAGACGAACAAAAAGAGAAAACCAGATTCAGTTTCATTGCAGGATGAGGAAGAAGACGAGAGTGTAGAAGAGGTGGACGAGGAGTCTGATGAAGAGGAGGTCTGTGGCGAGCCAACGAGTGAGGAGAAAGCAGAAGAGGCGCAGGAGGAGAGCGACTCAGATGACAGCATCATCTCACCTCCACAGAACAA ACCTGAGGTGCACGTTATCCCTGAAGAGGCTTCCGACGGGAAGGAGGAAAGCAGAACAGCAACATCTGATGAAGACTCGAGTGACGTTTTTGATGATGATATAGAGAATCTCCTTGCACCTCAACACGCAGCAAAGAAAAGAGT AGAAACTGACGTGAAATCGGAAGAGGAACACAAAG CATCTTGCAACGTGAACATTTTTCGAGTGAAAACAGATCAGCAGATCGACTCTGATGAGTTTGACCATTTTTATGACTGA
- the LOC129189809 gene encoding HIV Tat-specific factor 1 homolog isoform X3, with translation MAKPKDNLLSFGCLNGTNVNIYRNQRGNAHKKSFQKSIVLPYDFSTERHQELMMRLQQRWQELKGRERAARHHNKELLQQFDRAQDTLREMVSATAAMKTIRLEYEHYLEENSPYWQKQLKEKTEAHHRMTQPKHLCTQSAHDPIPGSIIPPSIPTFLQHFIAPPSRPQCWPVQKAPNWASNQDDSRWSSTGISSCSDDLHGHLYIKESPTQGAGTSSSSSSRKSSHLLQELDVQPVRLSSQHAESVGSSSTESRQVKSEKRSKKGSTSSERHGSQEPSRRSSAPVAHTSESESSSPKGSTGRRKRRNVRGLMAGSPKPKSESSKSHSLSECTCEDARSQTHLNQSGSSGDDSGSNSGSKKVVKDKAHDEELSKEEDSGEDEELEGKEEESREEASERSETTEDEETSPEDEKEEDGDDCSEKTNKKRKPDSVSLQDEEEDESVEEVDEESDEEEVCGEPTSEEKAEEAQEESDSDDSIISPPQNKPEVHVIPEEASDGKEESRTATSDEDSSDVFDDDIENLLAPQHAAKKRVETDVKSEEEHKASCNVNIFRVKTDQQIDSDEFDHFYD, from the exons ATGGCGAAACCGAAGGATAATTTACTGTCATTTGGTTGTCTGAATGgcacaaatgtaaacatttataGAAATCAGAGAGGAAATGCTCACAAAAAGAG TTTCCAGAAGTCAATTGTGTTACCATATGACTTTTCAACTGAGAGGCACCAAGAGCT AATGATGCGTCTGCAACAGCGCTGGCAGGAGTTAAAGGGCAGAGAGCGTGCGGCCCGGCATCACAACAAAGAGCTGCTGCAGCAGTTTGACAGAGCTCAAGACACGCTGAGAGAGATGGTGTCTGCTACCGCTGCCATGAAAACCATTCGG TTGGAGTACGAGCACTATTTGGAGGAGAACTCCCCCTATTGGCAGAAACAACTCAAGGAGAAAACAGAAGCTCATCACAGGATGACACAACCGAAGCATCTGTGCACCCAGTCAGCCCACGATCCCATCCCTGGTTCCATAATCCCTCCATCTATACCAACGTTTCTTCAGCACTTCATTGCTCCTCCATCACGTCCCCAGTGCTGGCCTGTGCAAAAGGCACCAAACTGGGCTTCCAATCAGGATGACAGCCGCTGGTCCTCTACTGGGATATCCTCATGTTCTGACGATCTGCATGGTCATCTCTACATTAAGGAATCCCCAACACAGGGTGCTGggacaagcagcagcagctctagTAGAAAGAGTAGTCATTTATTACAGGAGCTTGACGTTCAGCCAG TCCGTCTATCCAGTCAGCATGCAGAAAGTGTAGGAAGCAGCAGTACAGAATCGAGACAGGTGAAGAGCGAGAAGAGGAGCAAGAAAGGAAGCACCTCTTCAGAGAGGCACGGCTCTCAGGA ACCATCCAGGAGGTCTTCAGCTCCAGTGGCTCACACGTCTGAAAGTGAATCCTCATCACCCAAAGGCAGCACcggcaggaggaagaggaggaacgtCAGGGGGCTCATGGCTGGATCACCAAAGCCAAAGAGTGAAAGTTCAAAGAGTCATTCTCTCAGTGAGTGCACATGTGAAGACGCAAGGAGTCAGACACATTTGAACCAATCGGGAAGCAGCGGAGATGATTCGGGGTCGAACAGCGGAAGCAAAAAAGTTGTGAAAGACAAGGCACATGACGAAGAACTAAGTAAGGaagaagacagtggtgaggatGAAGAGCTGGAGGGAAAGGAAGAAGAGAGCAGAGAGGAGGCGTCTGAAAGAAGTGAAACGACAGAGGATGAAGAGACATCACCGGAGGATGAGAAGGAAGAAGATGGTGACGACTGTTCAGAAAAGACGAACAAAAAGAGAAAACCAGATTCAGTTTCATTGCAGGATGAGGAAGAAGACGAGAGTGTAGAAGAGGTGGACGAGGAGTCTGATGAAGAGGAGGTCTGTGGCGAGCCAACGAGTGAGGAGAAAGCAGAAGAGGCGCAGGAGGAGAGCGACTCAGATGACAGCATCATCTCACCTCCACAGAACAA ACCTGAGGTGCACGTTATCCCTGAAGAGGCTTCCGACGGGAAGGAGGAAAGCAGAACAGCAACATCTGATGAAGACTCGAGTGACGTTTTTGATGATGATATAGAGAATCTCCTTGCACCTCAACACGCAGCAAAGAAAAGAGT AGAAACTGACGTGAAATCGGAAGAGGAACACAAAG CATCTTGCAACGTGAACATTTTTCGAGTGAAAACAGATCAGCAGATCGACTCTGATGAGTTTGACCATTTTTATGACTGA
- the LOC129189809 gene encoding HIV Tat-specific factor 1 homolog isoform X1, with the protein MLTKRVSRSQLCYHMTFQLRGTKSCTYIHFTLSLVRNKLFLCTSLFTGLWLNGSHFSRMMRLQQRWQELKGRERAARHHNKELLQQFDRAQDTLREMVSATAAMKTIRLEYEHYLEENSPYWQKQLKEKTEAHHRMTQPKHLCTQSAHDPIPGSIIPPSIPTFLQHFIAPPSRPQCWPVQKAPNWASNQDDSRWSSTGISSCSDDLHGHLYIKESPTQGAGTSSSSSSRKSSHLLQELDVQPVRLSSQHAESVGSSSTESRQVKSEKRSKKGSTSSERHGSQEPSRRSSAPVAHTSESESSSPKGSTGRRKRRNVRGLMAGSPKPKSESSKSHSLSECTCEDARSQTHLNQSGSSGDDSGSNSGSKKVVKDKAHDEELSKEEDSGEDEELEGKEEESREEASERSETTEDEETSPEDEKEEDGDDCSEKTNKKRKPDSVSLQDEEEDESVEEVDEESDEEEVCGEPTSEEKAEEAQEESDSDDSIISPPQNKPEVHVIPEEASDGKEESRTATSDEDSSDVFDDDIENLLAPQHAAKKRVETDVKSEEEHKASCNVNIFRVKTDQQIDSDEFDHFYD; encoded by the exons ATGCTCACAAAAAGAG TTTCCAGAAGTCAATTGTGTTACCATATGACTTTTCAACTGAGAGGCACCAAGAGCTGTACGTATATCCACTTTACACTATCTCTTGTGAGAAACAAATTATTTTTGTGCACATCTTTATTCACTGGACTGTGGCTGAATGGTTCACATTTTAGTAGAATGATGCGTCTGCAACAGCGCTGGCAGGAGTTAAAGGGCAGAGAGCGTGCGGCCCGGCATCACAACAAAGAGCTGCTGCAGCAGTTTGACAGAGCTCAAGACACGCTGAGAGAGATGGTGTCTGCTACCGCTGCCATGAAAACCATTCGG TTGGAGTACGAGCACTATTTGGAGGAGAACTCCCCCTATTGGCAGAAACAACTCAAGGAGAAAACAGAAGCTCATCACAGGATGACACAACCGAAGCATCTGTGCACCCAGTCAGCCCACGATCCCATCCCTGGTTCCATAATCCCTCCATCTATACCAACGTTTCTTCAGCACTTCATTGCTCCTCCATCACGTCCCCAGTGCTGGCCTGTGCAAAAGGCACCAAACTGGGCTTCCAATCAGGATGACAGCCGCTGGTCCTCTACTGGGATATCCTCATGTTCTGACGATCTGCATGGTCATCTCTACATTAAGGAATCCCCAACACAGGGTGCTGggacaagcagcagcagctctagTAGAAAGAGTAGTCATTTATTACAGGAGCTTGACGTTCAGCCAG TCCGTCTATCCAGTCAGCATGCAGAAAGTGTAGGAAGCAGCAGTACAGAATCGAGACAGGTGAAGAGCGAGAAGAGGAGCAAGAAAGGAAGCACCTCTTCAGAGAGGCACGGCTCTCAGGA ACCATCCAGGAGGTCTTCAGCTCCAGTGGCTCACACGTCTGAAAGTGAATCCTCATCACCCAAAGGCAGCACcggcaggaggaagaggaggaacgtCAGGGGGCTCATGGCTGGATCACCAAAGCCAAAGAGTGAAAGTTCAAAGAGTCATTCTCTCAGTGAGTGCACATGTGAAGACGCAAGGAGTCAGACACATTTGAACCAATCGGGAAGCAGCGGAGATGATTCGGGGTCGAACAGCGGAAGCAAAAAAGTTGTGAAAGACAAGGCACATGACGAAGAACTAAGTAAGGaagaagacagtggtgaggatGAAGAGCTGGAGGGAAAGGAAGAAGAGAGCAGAGAGGAGGCGTCTGAAAGAAGTGAAACGACAGAGGATGAAGAGACATCACCGGAGGATGAGAAGGAAGAAGATGGTGACGACTGTTCAGAAAAGACGAACAAAAAGAGAAAACCAGATTCAGTTTCATTGCAGGATGAGGAAGAAGACGAGAGTGTAGAAGAGGTGGACGAGGAGTCTGATGAAGAGGAGGTCTGTGGCGAGCCAACGAGTGAGGAGAAAGCAGAAGAGGCGCAGGAGGAGAGCGACTCAGATGACAGCATCATCTCACCTCCACAGAACAA ACCTGAGGTGCACGTTATCCCTGAAGAGGCTTCCGACGGGAAGGAGGAAAGCAGAACAGCAACATCTGATGAAGACTCGAGTGACGTTTTTGATGATGATATAGAGAATCTCCTTGCACCTCAACACGCAGCAAAGAAAAGAGT AGAAACTGACGTGAAATCGGAAGAGGAACACAAAG CATCTTGCAACGTGAACATTTTTCGAGTGAAAACAGATCAGCAGATCGACTCTGATGAGTTTGACCATTTTTATGACTGA